In one window of uncultured Sphaerochaeta sp. DNA:
- a CDS encoding fumarate hydratase, translated as MKLAKRISEELQKAVVELDEGVLEKIREAHAIESAAAETSIGSRSSLAVLDAILDNLARAKEQTLPMCQDTGMFLVFVDVGKSCPIPLSDIEAEILEGCATAVKQAHFRRSVVVEPVFERINTQDNLPPVIWWNLVEGSCLRIEILLKGFGSENCSSVRMLNPTGGEETIISAVAEIVSAAGGKPCPPIFVGVGLGGSMDRAAYLSKRALLRDVRSSHPERQYAELEEKILTRLQGLGIGSGGLGGMITALHVAVAYEGTHIAGLPLAVSINCWADRKATIVWEGRNA; from the coding sequence ATGAAACTCGCAAAGAGGATCAGTGAGGAACTGCAGAAGGCAGTAGTCGAACTTGATGAGGGGGTTCTGGAGAAAATCCGTGAAGCCCATGCCATTGAATCAGCAGCAGCTGAAACATCGATAGGTAGCCGGTCAAGTTTGGCAGTCCTGGATGCAATACTGGATAATCTTGCACGAGCTAAGGAACAGACACTTCCCATGTGCCAGGATACCGGGATGTTCCTGGTGTTCGTGGATGTAGGCAAGTCCTGTCCAATACCTCTCTCTGATATAGAGGCCGAGATTCTTGAAGGATGTGCCACTGCTGTTAAACAAGCCCATTTTCGGCGATCGGTGGTGGTCGAGCCTGTGTTTGAGCGGATTAATACACAGGATAATCTCCCTCCAGTGATCTGGTGGAACCTGGTGGAGGGAAGTTGCTTAAGGATAGAGATATTGCTCAAGGGATTCGGTAGTGAGAACTGCAGCTCGGTCAGGATGCTCAATCCCACCGGAGGAGAAGAGACAATCATCAGCGCAGTTGCTGAGATTGTTTCTGCAGCAGGAGGAAAGCCATGTCCTCCTATTTTTGTCGGTGTTGGCCTCGGTGGTTCCATGGACCGGGCGGCTTATTTAAGCAAGCGGGCATTGCTCCGCGATGTGCGATCCTCCCACCCCGAGAGACAGTATGCTGAATTGGAAGAAAAAATACTCACACGTCTACAGGGATTGGGTATTGGTAGTGGCGGTCTTGGTGGGATGATCACAGCCCTTCATGTTGCAGTTGCCTATGAGGGGACACATATTGCCGGTCTTCCGTTGGCTGTTTCCATCAACTGTTGGGCAGACAGAAAGGCAACGATTGTATGGGAGGGGAGAAATGCGTGA
- a CDS encoding antibiotic resistance protein VanZ yields the protein MRERIPLQMIVRVTGIILSTLVVTLILVFSFMPKESYPEISWIPFADKGDHMAAYAALGFSLFFAFLQIPGSGKPRKRVAVPHSTLHLSSWSGSAVLVSLVVGTLLGIIVELLQPMFERSREWLDLAADFMGLVVGLAIALLVLKAVGSYFATRPWLYDPNWKDEVDETRKEDQ from the coding sequence ATGAGAGAGAGAATTCCCTTACAGATGATCGTCCGTGTAACAGGAATCATCCTTTCCACGCTTGTGGTGACGTTGATTCTTGTCTTTTCCTTTATGCCAAAGGAGTCCTATCCGGAAATCTCCTGGATCCCCTTTGCCGACAAGGGAGATCATATGGCAGCCTATGCTGCCCTTGGGTTCTCTCTCTTTTTTGCATTCCTGCAGATTCCAGGATCGGGAAAACCCCGCAAGCGGGTTGCAGTACCACACTCAACGCTCCATCTCAGTTCTTGGTCCGGTAGTGCTGTTCTTGTCTCCTTGGTAGTCGGTACACTGCTTGGAATCATTGTGGAGCTGTTGCAACCGATGTTTGAGAGAAGTCGTGAGTGGCTTGATTTGGCTGCAGATTTTATGGGATTAGTTGTTGGTCTAGCCATTGCCTTGTTGGTCTTGAAGGCTGTAGGTAGTTACTTTGCCACCAGGCCATGGCTGTATGACCCTAACTGGAAGGATGAAGTAGATGAAACTCGCAAAGAGGATCAGTGA
- a CDS encoding TIGR01212 family radical SAM protein (This family includes YhcC from E. coli K-12, an uncharacterized radical SAM protein.), with amino-acid sequence MSEVYRSYATHLHEVYHGRVYRIGVDGQFSCPNRNMDGSGGCAFCDGTGTIAAYQKPQDRLIEISHIGIEERISKIKMQIEQGKRFLKRRYRADMYSLYFQAYTNTYDTLEHLKMLYDLVLEEGPFVELIVSTRPDCITDEIIALLKRYQHSVQKVWVELGLQSGSDKTLARIGRGHDVFSYISAADSLHLAGIGVCTHVILGLPGEDRKDFAQTAAMVNRAGSEAVKIHNLHICQGTRLQDWYEMGEVGTASLRRHVEQSIWFLRRLNPSVVIERMVCETPEYRLVAPRAFPDKHQFLQQLKSTMEVRGWVQGDLV; translated from the coding sequence ATGAGTGAGGTCTACAGGTCGTATGCCACCCATCTCCATGAAGTGTATCATGGGCGTGTGTACCGCATAGGGGTGGATGGTCAGTTCTCCTGTCCAAATCGCAATATGGATGGAAGTGGTGGATGTGCTTTCTGTGATGGGACAGGCACCATTGCAGCTTACCAGAAGCCCCAGGACAGGCTGATTGAAATCTCCCATATAGGCATTGAAGAGAGAATCAGCAAGATAAAAATGCAGATAGAGCAGGGAAAGCGATTCTTGAAACGTAGATACCGTGCTGATATGTACTCACTCTATTTCCAAGCCTATACCAATACCTATGACACCTTGGAACACCTTAAAATGCTCTATGACCTGGTATTGGAAGAAGGCCCCTTTGTAGAATTGATCGTCTCAACCCGTCCTGATTGCATTACCGATGAGATAATTGCCTTGCTGAAAAGGTATCAGCATTCGGTGCAAAAGGTGTGGGTTGAACTTGGGCTTCAAAGCGGCAGTGATAAGACACTGGCACGTATTGGAAGGGGCCATGATGTTTTTTCCTACATTTCTGCAGCAGATTCGTTACATTTGGCCGGCATTGGTGTTTGTACTCATGTGATACTCGGTTTACCAGGTGAAGACCGCAAGGATTTTGCCCAAACTGCAGCCATGGTGAATAGGGCTGGAAGTGAAGCGGTGAAGATCCATAATCTGCATATTTGTCAGGGCACCCGCTTACAGGATTGGTATGAGATGGGTGAGGTAGGAACTGCTTCCTTGAGAAGGCATGTTGAGCAGAGTATATGGTTCTTGAGACGTCTGAATCCTTCCGTTGTCATCGAACGTATGGTATGCGAAACTCCCGAATATCGACTTGTCGCTCCACGTGCATTTCCCGACAAGCATCAATTTCTCCAGCAGTTGAAGAGCACGATGGAAGTGAGAGGCTGGGTACAAGGAGACTTGGTATGA
- a CDS encoding patatin-like phospholipase family protein, translated as MRRIVVLALLVLLSLPLSATTEKVALVLSGGGARGLAHIAVLEAVEARGIPIDMVVGTSMGALVGGLYSAGYSPLEIRNLLETYDMVGLFSTPPLEDAEHEDEVFSYKNNQVFSLGFGEQGLGNAPALIGDQRILELLGYLFARYPNTMDFSELPIPFYCVSANAATGERIVHSEGSLVTAIRSSISIPIVFTPFPLGEGILAIDGGVVDNLPIDLARSLGAEYVIASDVNALGMQDAADLESLSAMAMQTVVLLTQEKATAQHPSADVLVLPELKSTFALDFSAHEQIIEAGWEAVRKEEAAFDALVDTLSQVRPLTPVEENRSGTYSLLSIPKILQIEVEDISLKPGEIIPESFLFSDFLGRRLDAQTATELNLKLREVKNAYDLTTLSYEMSSDGKLMIYARSFGRRDRSISMGFHADTGFSTALPSGFVWYRADAYLDASLGGLGRKQDFTFSVNATLGQRSGMTLSFSYPLLSGSKGSIDAVVQASYGAGAMTPLSAMINAKRSAPLDRMFESDAGFRFRFGKYGRASLQGSYLLVSVNDSTYDKQFYAYPVGELTVSYGNLSSRFATSGFSLEVLGRLGYQQGLIHSLRIGWKQSFVITYRDSLSYATQLSLMREPFPFIQSYANLGGIDQMVSYGPLFLRRDIAYLGVDWQHRLAELLGYPAFGKLSLHGAVYDAYDPYSGLAPLDEAYFSSSLWDMGLALMLGLDTPIGEVMASFGASLMGEVSFSLGVY; from the coding sequence ATGAGACGTATTGTGGTGTTGGCACTCCTTGTGCTCTTGAGTCTCCCATTGTCGGCAACCACAGAGAAGGTTGCCCTTGTCCTCTCGGGAGGTGGGGCTCGGGGATTGGCTCACATTGCAGTCCTTGAGGCTGTGGAAGCGAGAGGTATTCCCATCGATATGGTGGTTGGTACCAGTATGGGTGCATTGGTAGGTGGACTTTACAGCGCTGGCTATTCTCCCTTGGAGATCCGTAACCTTCTGGAAACCTATGATATGGTTGGTCTGTTCTCCACTCCTCCACTGGAAGACGCTGAACATGAGGATGAGGTTTTCTCCTACAAAAACAACCAGGTTTTCTCATTGGGCTTTGGGGAGCAGGGCCTAGGAAATGCTCCTGCCCTGATTGGAGACCAACGAATCCTGGAACTGTTAGGGTATTTGTTTGCTCGATATCCCAATACCATGGATTTTTCAGAACTACCTATTCCGTTCTACTGTGTCTCTGCAAATGCCGCCACAGGAGAGCGTATTGTCCATAGTGAGGGGTCCTTGGTTACGGCGATCAGGAGTAGTATTTCCATACCTATCGTTTTTACCCCATTTCCGCTGGGTGAGGGTATCCTTGCCATCGATGGTGGAGTGGTAGACAATCTTCCCATCGACCTCGCGAGAAGCCTTGGAGCGGAGTATGTCATCGCAAGCGATGTGAATGCCTTGGGAATGCAGGACGCTGCCGACCTTGAGAGCCTCTCAGCAATGGCAATGCAGACTGTTGTATTGCTTACCCAGGAAAAAGCGACCGCTCAACATCCTTCTGCCGATGTGCTTGTGCTTCCAGAGCTGAAAAGCACGTTTGCTTTGGATTTCTCAGCACATGAGCAGATTATCGAGGCAGGGTGGGAAGCTGTACGAAAAGAAGAGGCAGCATTCGATGCGCTTGTCGATACACTCTCACAGGTTCGACCCCTCACCCCAGTGGAAGAAAACCGAAGTGGTACCTATTCTCTTCTCTCAATCCCCAAAATCCTACAGATTGAAGTAGAGGACATCTCCTTGAAACCAGGGGAGATTATTCCTGAATCTTTCTTGTTTTCAGATTTTTTGGGCAGGAGACTCGATGCACAGACTGCAACGGAGTTGAATCTTAAGCTTCGGGAGGTCAAGAACGCCTATGATCTGACCACTCTCAGTTATGAGATGTCCAGTGATGGAAAGCTAATGATATATGCCCGGAGTTTCGGACGAAGGGATAGAAGCATCAGCATGGGCTTCCATGCAGATACCGGCTTCTCTACTGCATTGCCCTCAGGTTTTGTATGGTACCGTGCAGATGCATATCTGGATGCATCCCTCGGGGGTTTGGGAAGAAAGCAGGACTTCACCTTTTCTGTCAATGCCACACTTGGTCAGCGATCAGGGATGACTCTCAGTTTCTCCTATCCGCTGCTCAGTGGAAGCAAAGGAAGTATTGATGCAGTAGTGCAAGCCAGTTATGGAGCTGGGGCGATGACGCCCCTCTCAGCAATGATCAATGCAAAGCGAAGTGCTCCCTTGGATCGTATGTTTGAAAGTGATGCTGGTTTTCGGTTTCGCTTTGGTAAATATGGCAGAGCATCTCTTCAGGGAAGCTACCTTCTTGTTTCGGTGAATGATTCTACGTATGACAAGCAATTCTATGCCTATCCAGTGGGAGAGCTAACTGTTTCCTACGGAAATCTATCATCTCGCTTCGCTACCTCGGGTTTCAGCCTTGAAGTGTTGGGGAGGCTTGGGTATCAGCAGGGGTTGATCCACTCACTACGGATTGGATGGAAACAATCATTTGTCATTACTTACCGTGACAGCCTAAGCTATGCAACCCAACTTTCCCTGATGAGGGAACCATTTCCCTTTATCCAGAGCTATGCAAATCTGGGAGGCATCGACCAGATGGTCAGTTATGGCCCGCTCTTCCTCCGTCGCGATATAGCCTATCTGGGTGTGGATTGGCAGCATAGGCTTGCCGAACTGCTCGGGTACCCAGCATTCGGCAAACTCTCACTGCATGGAGCTGTGTATGATGCATATGATCCCTACAGTGGATTGGCCCCTCTTGATGAGGCATATTTCAGTTCCAGCCTATGGGACATGGGACTGGCACTCATGCTTGGCCTCGATACCCCGATAGGGGAGGTTATGGCTTCATTTGGGGCAAGCCTTATGGGAGAGGTATCTTTCTCATTGGGAGTCTATTGA
- the fmt gene encoding methionyl-tRNA formyltransferase, with product MRILFAGTAEIAVPSLRALSQHYDIAAVLTNTDKRGARGKALVAPPVKVAGEALGLPVLQFDHLGREAREAVSTYECDTLVCFAYGRLFGPKFLGLFPNERLNIHPSLLPLLRGPSPIQGAILSQASESGISIQRIASEMDSGDLLLAEQFPLNGDETTESLSAFVAERAADLAVRALSRLQRGTAVFSRQSGEATYTKLITPEMAELDFSNPAKALHAQIRAMTPWPKARTTYQGQTLLITGVHGTIDEIGEDSYDAEVPVGTVIAKQKKKGIAIATSEGLLWVTRLQLEKRKEMDWQSFLNGNQDFLGSKLG from the coding sequence TTGAGGATTCTCTTTGCCGGTACTGCCGAAATTGCAGTTCCCTCATTACGGGCCTTGTCACAGCACTATGATATCGCTGCGGTACTTACCAACACCGACAAGCGGGGTGCAAGGGGCAAGGCCCTTGTTGCACCTCCGGTTAAGGTGGCTGGTGAAGCGTTGGGCCTTCCTGTGTTGCAGTTTGATCATCTTGGTCGTGAGGCTCGGGAGGCTGTCAGCACCTATGAGTGTGATACGCTTGTCTGTTTTGCCTATGGAAGACTGTTCGGCCCAAAATTCCTGGGACTTTTCCCCAATGAGCGACTGAATATACATCCCTCATTGCTTCCCTTGTTACGTGGACCAAGTCCCATACAAGGGGCAATTCTCTCTCAAGCCAGTGAGAGTGGTATCAGTATCCAGCGAATAGCATCAGAGATGGATAGCGGAGACCTCCTGCTGGCTGAGCAATTCCCTCTCAATGGTGATGAAACTACGGAAAGTCTCTCTGCGTTCGTGGCAGAGAGGGCTGCTGATCTTGCTGTAAGGGCTCTCTCTAGGTTACAGCGGGGTACCGCAGTATTTTCCCGCCAGAGTGGGGAAGCAACCTATACGAAACTGATAACCCCTGAAATGGCTGAATTGGATTTCTCAAATCCAGCGAAGGCGTTGCATGCTCAGATCAGGGCAATGACGCCTTGGCCCAAGGCACGGACAACCTATCAGGGACAGACCCTTCTTATAACAGGGGTCCATGGTACGATAGATGAGATAGGGGAAGATTCCTATGATGCAGAGGTTCCTGTAGGAACCGTGATTGCAAAACAGAAGAAAAAGGGAATTGCCATTGCCACCTCTGAAGGATTGCTTTGGGTAACTCGTCTACAACTGGAAAAACGCAAGGAGATGGATTGGCAGTCCTTCCTCAATGGTAATCAGGATTTCTTGGGATCCAAGCTGGGGTAA
- the def gene encoding peptide deformylase, which translates to MLDIYTLGEEVLQEKCQKVTKFDNALKILVDAMFDTMDEADGVGLAAPQVGVNQRLFVIHIRGAEKRAYINPQIIETSIETDTDEEGCLSIPGVWHDVQRPARVTVQAQDVEGKVFQVKAEGLLARALQHENDHLNGVLFIDRLNDEEREKMVQAYEKRNKSQRRKQR; encoded by the coding sequence ATGTTAGATATATATACACTTGGAGAAGAGGTACTACAAGAGAAGTGCCAGAAAGTAACCAAATTTGATAACGCGTTGAAGATATTGGTCGATGCCATGTTCGATACCATGGATGAAGCTGATGGTGTAGGGCTTGCAGCTCCCCAGGTTGGGGTGAACCAACGTCTGTTTGTCATCCATATCCGTGGAGCAGAGAAGCGTGCGTATATCAATCCACAGATCATCGAAACTTCCATTGAGACTGATACAGATGAGGAAGGATGTCTCTCCATACCAGGGGTTTGGCACGATGTACAGCGTCCAGCTCGTGTGACTGTTCAGGCGCAGGATGTGGAGGGGAAAGTATTTCAGGTCAAGGCTGAAGGATTACTCGCTCGTGCGCTCCAGCACGAGAACGATCATCTCAATGGGGTCTTGTTCATTGATCGCTTGAATGATGAAGAACGCGAGAAGATGGTACAAGCCTACGAGAAACGAAACAAATCCCAGAGGAGAAAGCAGCGTTGA
- the priA gene encoding primosomal protein N' produces MPGFVEVLLDLPLDQSFTYQIPEGMEEKACVGHRVVVPFARREMTGYIIETLPEVEATYTIKDIKRVIDDTPLYNKQTIALAEWMSRFYLCSRGEALSMMIPGGRRDSSIPALESEEDLLFGRVEKLSDEQQYAIDTILKREKPMYYLYGVTGSGKSEVFLRSAEEVIKEGKSVIYLVPEITLTHQLARLVTKRFSQRVAILHSALTPSQRLKEWKRIISGEVDLAIGARSAVFAPFPNLGLIILDEEHESSYKSGNTPRYHARQVAQRRCQSEGATLVMGSATPSLEAWALMEENKNVGSLHLRNRVSGGIMPIIEVVNLSYEKNLISKTLQERIKETLNKRKQTILFLNRRGFSYFFHCNSCGYELRCPHCAVALTYHKGTDQMVCHYCGYRAKPMRVCPECNSLDVNYSGFGTEMVEEEIRRLFPSARIARLDTDSAKKKGEIGKVIKAFRDGEIDILLGTQMVAKGLNFPLVELVGIVLADSGLNIPDFRAQERTFSLLVQVSGRAGRYNDQGRVIIQTYHPENPAIQYALQSDVQGFYAQELAIRKQTGFPPYSRLINLVFRGRNQQKVEEEVQKFSAHIEQLTVRGGAEVLCSSECPLEKIASNWRYHLLVSGSQASLVHHLVAKALSDYTPPRGVYLEVDLDPLQLL; encoded by the coding sequence ATGCCCGGATTTGTTGAGGTGTTGCTCGATCTTCCCCTGGACCAGTCGTTCACCTACCAGATTCCTGAGGGTATGGAAGAGAAGGCTTGTGTGGGGCATCGGGTTGTCGTTCCCTTTGCAAGGCGGGAGATGACAGGCTACATCATTGAGACCCTCCCTGAGGTGGAAGCAACCTACACAATAAAGGATATCAAGCGGGTCATCGACGATACCCCGCTCTACAACAAACAAACCATTGCCCTGGCTGAGTGGATGAGTCGTTTCTACCTCTGCAGTAGAGGGGAAGCATTGAGTATGATGATCCCGGGAGGCAGGAGAGATAGCAGCATTCCTGCCCTGGAGAGTGAAGAAGATCTTCTCTTTGGGCGAGTTGAGAAACTCAGTGATGAACAGCAATATGCCATTGATACTATTCTGAAGCGTGAGAAACCCATGTACTATCTCTACGGTGTAACCGGTAGTGGCAAGAGTGAGGTATTTCTTCGCTCTGCAGAAGAGGTCATCAAAGAAGGAAAGTCCGTCATATATCTGGTCCCAGAAATTACCCTTACCCATCAGTTGGCAAGACTGGTCACCAAACGATTTTCCCAGCGGGTGGCGATCCTGCACTCTGCTCTGACACCAAGCCAGCGGCTTAAGGAGTGGAAGCGGATCATCTCAGGTGAGGTGGACCTCGCAATAGGGGCTCGAAGTGCAGTCTTTGCTCCATTTCCCAACCTTGGTTTGATCATTTTGGACGAGGAACATGAGAGCAGCTACAAGAGTGGAAATACTCCCCGTTACCATGCCCGTCAAGTAGCCCAGAGACGATGTCAGAGTGAAGGGGCTACCCTGGTCATGGGGAGTGCAACGCCTTCATTGGAAGCTTGGGCTTTGATGGAGGAGAACAAGAATGTGGGTTCACTCCACTTACGGAACCGGGTCAGCGGTGGTATCATGCCCATCATAGAGGTGGTAAACCTCTCCTACGAGAAGAACCTGATAAGCAAGACGTTGCAAGAGAGAATCAAGGAGACCTTGAACAAGAGGAAGCAGACCATCCTGTTCCTGAACAGACGGGGGTTCTCCTATTTCTTCCACTGCAATAGTTGTGGGTATGAATTGCGTTGTCCACACTGTGCAGTAGCACTCACCTACCATAAAGGCACAGACCAGATGGTCTGTCACTACTGTGGGTATCGCGCAAAACCGATGCGTGTCTGTCCTGAGTGTAATTCACTCGATGTCAACTATAGCGGCTTCGGCACGGAGATGGTGGAGGAGGAGATCCGTCGTCTCTTTCCCTCTGCACGTATTGCAAGGCTGGATACCGATAGTGCCAAGAAAAAAGGTGAGATCGGGAAAGTAATCAAGGCATTCAGGGATGGGGAAATTGATATTCTCCTCGGGACACAGATGGTCGCGAAAGGCCTCAATTTCCCACTCGTGGAATTGGTGGGGATCGTACTTGCAGATAGTGGATTGAATATTCCTGACTTTCGTGCCCAGGAGAGGACGTTCAGCCTTTTGGTTCAGGTCTCAGGAAGGGCTGGACGATACAATGACCAGGGAAGGGTTATTATCCAGACCTACCACCCGGAGAATCCTGCAATTCAATATGCCCTGCAGTCTGATGTGCAGGGGTTTTACGCCCAGGAACTTGCGATTCGCAAACAGACAGGATTTCCTCCCTACAGTCGATTGATTAACCTCGTATTCAGGGGTCGAAATCAGCAAAAAGTGGAAGAAGAGGTCCAGAAATTTTCTGCTCATATAGAGCAACTCACCGTTAGGGGAGGCGCAGAGGTGTTATGTTCCAGTGAGTGTCCTCTGGAGAAGATTGCTTCAAACTGGCGTTATCACTTGCTGGTTTCAGGCTCCCAGGCTTCCCTGGTTCATCACTTGGTAGCAAAGGCTCTCTCTGATTACACCCCACCTCGGGGAGTCTACCTGGAGGTGGATCTTGATCCTTTACAATTGCTCTAA
- a CDS encoding uracil-DNA glycosylase: MGEREEKRELLASALMDFIHLCDEAEAVIANKDVTYSERVDFSSVVDTVLPLPLDKDSIQGTNLKQLEALVSRCSKCRLSEGRLHTVFGEGVVPARLMVIGEGPGAEEDASGRAFVGRAGKYLDSWLSSISMDRETNVYIANIVKCRPPENRNPQSDEIQACIGYLKRQIQLIKPEIILLVGSVAARSLLDVTDGVGKLRGRFHRYEGVPVLVTYHPAGVLRNPEYRRPVWEDLKKVAAYLNIQLPRRS, from the coding sequence ATGGGTGAGCGTGAAGAGAAAAGAGAACTGTTGGCTTCTGCTCTGATGGACTTTATCCATCTCTGTGATGAAGCAGAAGCGGTGATTGCAAACAAGGATGTAACCTACAGCGAACGTGTGGACTTCTCTTCAGTAGTTGATACAGTACTCCCACTTCCCTTGGACAAGGATTCCATTCAAGGAACCAACCTCAAACAGCTTGAAGCCTTGGTCAGCAGATGTTCCAAGTGCAGGCTCAGTGAGGGACGCCTCCATACGGTTTTTGGGGAGGGGGTTGTACCTGCCCGTCTGATGGTTATCGGAGAAGGGCCTGGTGCCGAGGAAGATGCTTCTGGACGTGCGTTTGTAGGAAGAGCAGGAAAGTATCTTGATAGCTGGCTCTCTTCCATCTCCATGGACCGTGAAACCAACGTCTACATTGCCAATATTGTTAAATGTCGTCCTCCGGAGAATCGAAATCCCCAAAGTGATGAAATACAAGCCTGTATTGGGTATCTTAAGCGACAGATTCAACTCATCAAGCCAGAGATCATCTTGCTCGTGGGATCAGTTGCAGCTCGTTCCCTGTTGGATGTTACCGATGGCGTAGGAAAGTTGCGCGGAAGGTTCCACCGGTATGAAGGGGTTCCTGTATTGGTGACCTATCACCCGGCAGGGGTGTTGCGTAATCCTGAATATCGTAGACCGGTTTGGGAAGACTTGAAAAAAGTAGCAGCTTATTTGAATATCCAGCTCCCCAGGAGGTCGTGA
- the truA gene encoding tRNA pseudouridine(38-40) synthase TruA: MPRTDWRRPPLQQIDPSRRRIRLTVSYHGSHYSGWQRQHNALTVVQVLEEAVKTMIGEDVEIIGSGRTDSGVHALGQVCHMDIQNQKVRAEKFALALNRLLPQDIRILESSEADSTFHARFTAMARMYRYYFKREQDMTAFDQSLVAKVRQFPSLDLLNGYASCIQGTHDFTTFTASGDVSSSKWRDIYESYWKMETDRWGGELLTYTICGNAFLYKMVRSLVGSMMDFAESGMTVEEFSSVLASKDRRRVGRTAQSCGLYMYRISYDEAEYAWFEEKHHG; this comes from the coding sequence ATGCCACGAACTGATTGGAGACGCCCCCCTTTGCAACAGATCGATCCATCCCGCCGGCGTATCCGCCTGACGGTCTCGTATCATGGTTCCCACTACAGTGGTTGGCAACGGCAGCATAATGCCCTCACCGTTGTCCAGGTTCTGGAAGAAGCGGTAAAGACCATGATTGGGGAAGATGTGGAAATTATCGGAAGTGGAAGAACAGACAGTGGGGTGCATGCGCTTGGGCAAGTCTGTCATATGGATATACAGAACCAGAAAGTCAGAGCAGAAAAGTTTGCACTTGCACTAAATCGGTTGCTTCCTCAGGATATCAGGATTTTGGAAAGCAGTGAGGCTGACAGTACTTTTCATGCCCGTTTTACTGCAATGGCACGCATGTACCGTTACTACTTCAAGAGAGAGCAGGATATGACAGCCTTCGACCAAAGCTTGGTAGCGAAGGTGAGGCAATTCCCTTCTCTTGATCTGCTAAATGGGTATGCTTCATGCATTCAGGGAACTCATGACTTTACGACATTTACCGCAAGCGGTGATGTGTCTTCCAGCAAGTGGCGTGATATCTATGAATCCTACTGGAAAATGGAGACAGACCGCTGGGGTGGGGAACTCTTGACCTATACCATTTGCGGAAATGCTTTCTTGTATAAAATGGTACGTTCCTTGGTTGGTTCGATGATGGATTTTGCTGAGTCCGGCATGACGGTAGAGGAATTTTCATCTGTCCTTGCCAGCAAGGATCGCCGTAGGGTAGGACGAACCGCCCAATCATGTGGCCTGTATATGTACAGAATCAGCTATGATGAGGCTGAGTACGCTTGGTTCGAGGAGAAGCATCATGGGTGA
- the acpS gene encoding holo-ACP synthase encodes MVSGIGVDVVNIQRMEKLSEHVKSRMFHPRELEEAKMMAEGVQAEFLAGRFAAKEALGKALGTGLAHLSLQDIWVERAASGKPELCFKGNVQALVGQRTAMLSISHDNPVAIAMVVLLGAGDATN; translated from the coding sequence ATGGTCAGTGGTATCGGTGTTGATGTAGTGAATATTCAACGGATGGAAAAACTCTCAGAACATGTGAAGTCAAGGATGTTTCATCCCAGGGAGCTTGAAGAGGCGAAGATGATGGCAGAGGGAGTCCAGGCAGAATTTCTTGCAGGAAGATTTGCTGCAAAGGAAGCTCTGGGAAAAGCCCTTGGAACTGGTCTTGCTCATCTTTCCTTGCAGGATATCTGGGTTGAGAGAGCTGCCTCCGGGAAGCCTGAATTGTGTTTCAAGGGAAATGTACAGGCATTGGTTGGACAGAGGACCGCGATGCTCTCCATCAGTCATGACAATCCTGTTGCTATTGCAATGGTGGTTCTTCTAGGAGCTGGTGATGCCACGAACTGA